A section of the Vibrio vulnificus CMCP6 genome encodes:
- the hisIE gene encoding bifunctional phosphoribosyl-AMP cyclohydrolase/phosphoribosyl-ATP diphosphatase HisIE yields MSFKTAEVSSLAERINWEKVDGLVPAIVQDFQSSQVLMMGYMNQEALVKTGETGQVTFFSRTKERLWTKGETSGNVLQLVNMSLDCDNDTLLVKVNPIGPTCHTGTTTCWDGDPQEESQMVWLHQLEQLLAARKSAGPDSSYTASLYARGTKRISQKVGEEGVEVALAATSGDKAELVCESADLIYHLLVLLQDQGLSMNDVINKLKERHK; encoded by the coding sequence ATGAGTTTTAAAACCGCCGAAGTCAGCTCGCTCGCTGAGCGAATCAACTGGGAGAAGGTGGACGGTCTGGTACCTGCCATCGTACAAGATTTCCAATCGAGCCAAGTGCTGATGATGGGTTACATGAACCAAGAAGCCTTGGTGAAAACGGGTGAAACTGGCCAAGTAACGTTTTTCTCTCGTACCAAAGAACGTCTTTGGACCAAAGGGGAAACGTCAGGTAACGTACTGCAATTGGTGAACATGTCGTTGGATTGTGATAACGACACACTGTTAGTGAAAGTCAACCCAATTGGGCCGACGTGTCATACGGGCACGACCACTTGCTGGGATGGTGATCCACAGGAAGAATCACAAATGGTGTGGCTTCATCAACTTGAGCAGCTACTGGCTGCCCGCAAGAGTGCCGGTCCAGATTCCTCTTATACTGCCAGTCTGTATGCTCGTGGTACCAAGCGTATTTCGCAGAAAGTGGGCGAAGAAGGCGTTGAAGTCGCGCTTGCGGCGACGTCGGGCGATAAGGCGGAGTTAGTGTGTGAATCGGCAGACTTGATTTACCACTTGCTGGTATTGCTGCAAGACCAAGGCCTATCGATGAATGACGTTATCAATAAGCTTAAAGAGCGTCATAAGTAA
- a CDS encoding YchJ family protein, producing MAASCPCGSNRTYALCCKIAHKHHANVITPEQLMRSRYSAHVLGLVDYVVNTYHPSCHAEEQREGIAESIENDWCKLEVVKAEVGSNENEGFVEFNAYFDEDGKRYCMTERSRFVKEDGLWYYIDGTFPEDEPEPDPRLNQSVSSLKVGRNDPCICGSGKKFKKCCG from the coding sequence ATGGCTGCTTCTTGTCCTTGCGGATCAAACCGTACCTATGCTCTGTGTTGTAAAATTGCCCATAAGCATCACGCCAATGTGATCACACCGGAACAACTGATGCGTTCTCGTTACAGTGCCCACGTATTGGGATTGGTCGATTACGTTGTGAATACCTACCACCCAAGCTGCCATGCCGAAGAACAGCGCGAAGGCATCGCGGAATCCATTGAGAATGATTGGTGCAAGCTTGAAGTGGTTAAAGCAGAAGTAGGCAGCAACGAGAATGAAGGCTTTGTTGAGTTCAACGCTTACTTTGATGAAGACGGTAAACGCTACTGTATGACCGAACGCTCTCGCTTTGTGAAAGAAGACGGGCTTTGGTATTACATTGATGGCACTTTTCCTGAAGACGAGCCGGAGCCAGATCCGCGTTTAAATCAATCTGTAAGTAGCTTGAAAGTGGGCCGCAACGATCCGTGTATCTGTGGCAGCGGTAAGAAATTTAAGAAATGTTGTGGGTAA